One Physeter macrocephalus isolate SW-GA chromosome 19, ASM283717v5, whole genome shotgun sequence genomic window carries:
- the TSHZ1 gene encoding teashirt homolog 1 — MPRRKQQAPRRSAAYVPEEELKAAEIDEEDVEEDGLPLDVQEGDFVCSEEAELKEAQSYQNSPISTATNQDAGYGSPFSENSDQPAHFKSSSSKEETEEPQGREGVSYPQDSLAQIKAVYANLFSESCWSGLALDLKKSGSTTSNGDAGQKEGSTPAPMPPTSTAGATGTTASTPSSGSSSGTGTSTSASGGSGYDWHQAALAKTLQQTSSYGLLPEPSLFSTVQLYRQNNKLYGSVFTGASKFRCKDCSAAYDTLVELTVHMNETGHYRDDNRDKDSEKTKRWSKPRKRSLMEMEGKEDAQKVLKCMYCGHSFESLQDLSVHMIKTKHYQKVPLKEPVPAITKLVPSTKKRALQDLASPCSPEPAGVAAEVALSESAKDQKSANPYVTPNNRYGYQNGASYTWQFEARKAQILKCMECGSSHDTLQQLTAHMMVTGHFLKVTTSASKKGKQLVLDPVVEEKIQSIPLPPTTHTRLPAAHVKKQPDSPSGCATSEEKKEPEKEKALPAVAGDADTKIKEEGEDASDKFEPTTLYRYLREEDLDDSPRGGVDILKSLENTVSTAISKAQNGAPSWGGYPSIHAAYQLPGAVKPLPTVQSVQMQPSYAGGVKSLSSEHGALLHPPGSLTPPPHKSNVSAMEELVEKVTGKVSVKKEERPAEKEKGSPAKAASPAAKENKDFPGAEDRGGGGGGGGGGGPQQKKGPEADAGKTKKEGAVDAHTPNGTEPLKAKVTNGCNNLGVITDHSPEPSFINPLSALQSIMNTHLGKVSRPVSPSLDPLAMLYKISTSMLDKPAFPAPPAKPPGTLDRYYYENSDQPIDLTKSKSKPLVPGAADGVSSPLRESALMDISDMVKNLTGRLTPKSSTPSTVSEKSDADGSSFEEAVDELSPVHKRKGRQSNWNPQHLLILQAQFASSLRETPEGKYIMSDLGPQERVHISKFTGLSMTTISHWLANVKYQLRRTGGTKFLKNLDTGHPVFFCNDCASQFRTASTYISHLETHLGFSLKDLSKLPLNQIQEQQNVSKVLANKALGPVGAAEDDLGSTFQCKLCNRTFASKHAVKLHLSKTHGKSPEDHLIYVTELEKQ, encoded by the coding sequence CGGAGCTCAAGGAGGCCCAGAGCTACCAGAACTCCCCCATCAGCACGGCGACTAATCAGGACGCTGGCTACGGGTCGCCGTTCAGCGAAAACAGCGACCAGCCAGCCCATTTCAAGAGCTCTTCCTCCAAGGAAGAGACGGAGGAGCCCCAGGGTCGGGAGGGCGTCTCCTACCCGCAGGACAGCTTGGCCCAGATCAAGGCCGTGTATGCAAACCTGTTCTCGGAATCCTGCTGGTCCGGCTTGGCTCTGGATTTGAAGAAGTCCGGCTCGACCACCAGCAACGGCGATGCCGGCCAGAAGGAGggctccacccccgcccccatgccCCCCACCAGTACCGCGGGGGCCACCGGGACCACGGCGAGCACCCCCAGCTCGGGCTCCAGCTCCGGCACTGGCACCAGCACCAGCGCCAGCGGCGGCTCCGGCTATGACTGGCACCAGGCCGCCCTGGCCAAGACGCTGCAGCAGACGTCCTCGTACGGGCTGCTGCCCGAGCCCAGCCTCTTCAGCACCGTGCAGCTCTACCGGCAGAACAACAAGCTGTACGGCTCCGTGTTCACGGGCGCCAGCAAGTTCCGCTGCAAAGACTGCAGCGCCGCGTACGACACGCTGGTGGAGCTGACGGTGCACATGAACGAGACGGGGCACTACCGCGACGATAACAGGGACAAGGACTCCGAGAAGACCAAGCGGTGGTCCAAGCCCCGGAAGCGCTCCCTGATGgagatggaggggaaggaggacgCCCAGAAGGTGCTCAAGTGCATGTACTGCGGCCACTCCTTTGAGTCTCTGCAGGACCTGAGCGTACACATGATCAAGACAAAGCATTACCAGAAAGTGCCTCTCAAGGAGCCGGTGCCGGCCATCACCAAGCTGGTCCCTTCCACCAAAAAGCGGGCGCTGCAGGACTTGGCGTCCCCCTGCTCCCCCGAACCGGCGGGCGTCGCGGCCGAAGTGGCGCTGAGCGAGTCGGCCAAGGACCAGAAGTCGGCCAACCCGTACGTGACGCCCAACAACCGCTACGGCTACCAGAACGGGGCCAGCTACACCTGGCAGTTCGAGGCCCGCAAGGCCCAGATCCTCAAGTGCATGGAATGCGGCAGCTCCCACGACACCCTGCAGCAGCTCACTGCCCACATGATGGTCACCGGCCACTTCTTGAAAGTGACCACCTCGGCCTCCAAGAAAGGGAAGCAGCTGGTGCTGGACCCCGTGGTGGAGGAGAAGATCCAGTCCATTCCTCTGCCCCCCACCACGCACACGCGGCTGCCCGCCGCCCACGTCAAAAAGCAGCCCGACTCTCCCTCGGGGTGCGCGACCTCGGAGGAGAAGAAGGAACCCGAGAAGGAGAAGGCGCTGCCGGCGGTGGCCGGGGACGCGGACACGAAGatcaaggaggagggggaggacgCGTCCGACAAGTTCGAGCCCACCACCCTCTACCGGTACCTCCGCGAGGAGGACCTGGATGACAGCCCCAGGGGCGGGGTGGACATCCTGAAGTCCCTGGAGAACACGGTCTCCACGGCCATCAGCAAAGCCCAGAACGGCGCGCCCTCGTGGGGCGGCTACCCCAGCATCCACGCCGCCTACCAGCTGCCGGGCGCCGTGAAGCCGCTGCCGACCGTGCAGAGCGTGCAGATGCAGCCGTCCTACGCCGGCGGCGTGAAGTCCCTGTCCTCGGAGCACGGCGCGCTCCTGCACCCCCCGGGGAGCCTCACGCCGCCGCCCCACAAGAGCAACGTGTCGGCCATGGAGGAGCTGGTGGAGAAGGTCACGGGCAAGGTCAGCGTGAAGAAGGAGGAGAGGCCGGCGGAGAAGGAGAAGGGCTCGCCGGCCAAGGCCGCGTCCCCCGCGGCCAAGGAGAATAAAGACTTCCCCGGGGCCGAGgaccgcggcggcggcggcggcggcggcggcggcggcgggccccAGCAGAAGAAGGGCCCCGAAGCCGATGCGGGGAAGACCAAGAAGGAGGGTGCGGTGGACGCCCACACCCCGAACGGCACGGAGCCCCTCAAGGCCAAAGTCACCAACGGCTGTAACAACCTGGGCGTCATCACGGACCACTCGCCCGAGCCCTCCTTCATCAACCCGCTGAGCGCCCTGCAGTCCATCATGAACACCCACCTGGGCAAAGTGTCCAGGCCCGTGAGCCCCTCGCTGGACCCGCTGGCCATGCTCTACAAGATCAGCACCAGCATGCTGGACAAGCCGGCcttccccgccccgcccgccaaGCCGCCCGGCACCCTGGACCGCTACTACTACGAGAACAGTGACCAGCCCATCGACCTGACCAAGTCCAAGAGCAAGCCCCTGGTCCCCGGCGCCGCCGACGGCGTGTCCTCGCCGCTCCGGGAGAGCGCGCTCATGGACATCTCGGACATGGTGAAGAACCTCACGGGCCGGCTGACCCCCAAGTCCTCCACGCCCTCCACCGTGTCGGAGAAGTCGGACGCCGACGGCAGCAGCTTCGAGGAGGCGGTGGACGAGCTGTCGCCCGTTCACAAGAGGAAGGGGCGGCAGTCCAACTGGAATCCGCAGCACCTGCTCATCCTGCAGGCCCAGTTCGCCTCGAGCCTGCGGGAGACCCCGGAGGGTAAGTACATCATGTCGGACCTGGGCCCTCAGGAGCGGGTGCACATCTCCAAGTTCACCGGGCTCTCCATGACCACCATCAGCCACTGGCTGGCCAACGTCAAGTACCAGTTGCGGAGGACAGGGGGGACCAAGTTCCTGAAGAACCTGGACACAGGGcatcctgttttcttttgcaaCGATTGTGCCTCTCAGTTCAGAACTGCTTCCACGTACATCAGTCATCTAGAGACACACTTAGGCTTCAGCTTGAAGGATCTCTCCAAGCTGCCACTGAATCAGATTCAAGAACAGCAGAATGTTTCCAAAGTCCTGGCGAACAAAGCGTTGGGCCCGGTGGGAGCCGCCGAGGACGATCTGGGCTCCACATTCCAGTGCAAGCTCTGCAACCGGACTTTCGCGAGCAAGCACGCAGTCAAACTGCACCTTAGTAAGACCCACGGCAAGTCCCCCGAGGACCACCTGATCTACGTGACGGAGCTGGAGAAACAGTAG